A single genomic interval of Zingiber officinale cultivar Zhangliang chromosome 4A, Zo_v1.1, whole genome shotgun sequence harbors:
- the LOC121970014 gene encoding post-GPI attachment to proteins factor 3-like: MDRSWILVFLSFVCISSAANASEGDVDPLYRICIEQCGKTGTVGASSVQHCQFSADGVLVDGPWYMQEPLYVQWKQWNCRSDCQYFCMMQLEKEREELGLRPVKYHGKWPFKRWSVLQEPVSAILSALTLIIQFNGWLSFFLLSSYKLPLRPQSGRTYYEFTCLWHVYGLLSLNAWFWDAIFHTRSFDLTEKLDYSSSVVLLGYSLILAIFRTFNVKTEASRVMVAAPLVAFLTTHILYINFYELDYGLNMKVCMVIGIAQVLLWAVWAGVTRHPSRFKLWVVVVGGAIATFLELLYDFPPYKGYVDSHALWHATNIPLAYLWWSFVYEDAEFRTSALIKKTK; the protein is encoded by the exons GATATGTATAGAACAATGCGGGAAGACAGGAACTGTTGGAGCCAGCTCAGTTCAGCACTGCCAGTTTTCAGCTGATGGTGTACTTGTTGATGGTCCATGGTATATGCAAGAACCCTTATATGTTCAATGGAAGCAATGGAATTGTAGGAGTGACTGTCAATACTTTTGTATGATGCAACTAGAAAAAGAAAGGGAAGAACTTGGTCTTAGACCTGTTAAGTATCATGGTAAATGGCCTTTTAAGCGTTGGTCTGTGCTTCAG gaGCCTGTCTCAGCTATTCTATCTGCATTAACCCTCATTATTCAATTCAATGGGTGGTTATCTTTTTTTCTCTTATCATCTTACAAACTACCACTTAGGCCCCAGAGTGGGAGGACATATTATGAATTCACTTGCTTGTGGCATGTATATGGGTTGTTATCACTGAACGCCTGGTTTTGGGATGCTATATTTCACACACG AAGTTTTGATTTAACAGAGAAGTTGGACTATTCGTCATCTGTGGTTCTACTTGGTTACTCCCTTATTCTGGCTATATTTAGAACCTTTAATGTGAAGACGGAGGCTTCAAGGGTAATGGTTGCAGCTCCTTTGGTGGCTTTTCTGACGACACACATCCTGTATATCAACTTCTATGAATTAGACTATG GGCTTAATATGAAGGTGTGTATGGTGATTGGCATTGCTCAGGTTTTGCTTTGGGCTGTCTGGGCAGGGGTAACTCGGCATCCTTCACGTTTCAAGCTTTGGGTGGTGGTTGTTGGTGGTGCCATCGCCACCTTTCTTGAGTTGTTGTATGATTTTCCACCCTACAAAGGTTATGTTGATTCCCATGCACTATGGCATGCCACCAACATCCCTCTTGCATATCTTTGGTGGAGCTTCGTTTATGAAGATGCTGAGTTCCGAACATCGGCTCTCATAAAAAAGACCAAGTAA